The proteins below come from a single Tigriopus californicus strain San Diego chromosome 3, Tcal_SD_v2.1, whole genome shotgun sequence genomic window:
- the LOC131877421 gene encoding uncharacterized protein LOC131877421, whose translation MPSSRRLWFWSLCVFLGLVHGYIQVVICAQAGSEDGENSLSASGNNFVDNDYYDDNHNHTQVVAETNEVEEKEEEESEDHKSNQTIYYEAPSVFINGQVIPGSEVSSTPATPTTPILRTSPTERDNTFIVSEENTFTWSTSLTDAWWKLLLWGLVLFILLLVCCYFTRCCYLIWDCCTDPFWGYCPRCVCCEKFLKGGSSEHDEESQGKASDDQDFMGGEALPQLYETQYFNWLHLFGLKTGGRCGKYSLAVSEKHYFELNDDETPMKHHPEDFNNDSLLGQSEEPDDLSSSINFQHMSPRKTSKNGLNIEHGHMGKYQALPNTEFEMVPIIRSQTNHQRRLSNGCKRKSRSMESFGVTSQRGVVPPLPAHETSSNSRSQVDVHHNGSAMSTSTADKYSQTDLTLDHEVPSQNNNNNMTIRSTGSGRSRTQPTQCPVPKVPQRHRHTSSQMEREILYGRETPILT comes from the coding sequence ATGCCTTCGTCAAGACGATTGTGGTTTTGGAGCCTTTGTGTTTTCCTCGGTCTCGTTCATGGATACATTCAAGTGGTGATTTGTGCCCAAGCGGGCTCTGAGGATGGCGAAAATTCGTTGTCAGCCTCAGGCAACAATTTCGTGGACAACGATTATTATGATGATAATCATAACCATACTCAAGTGGTGGCTGAAACCAACGAAGtagaagagaaggaggaagaagaaagtgaagatCATAAGTCAAACCAAACAATCTATTATGAAGCTCCATCTGTGTTCATAAATGGCCAAGTCATCCCGGGGAGTGAAGTGTCGTCAACCCCCGCAACTCCTACAACCCCCATCCTCCGCACGTCTCCAACTGAGAGAGACAATACGTTCATTGTGTCAGAAGAAAACACTTTCACGTGGTCAACCAGCCTCACTGACGCCTGGTGGAAGCTCCTCTTATGGGGGTTGGTATTATTCATTCTTCTCCTAGTATGCTGCTACTTCACCCGATGTTGCTATCTGATCTGGGATTGTTGTACCGATCCCTTTTGGGGCTATTGCCCCCGTTGTGTCTGCTGTGAGAAGTTTCTTAAAGGAGGTTCTTCTGAGCATGATGAAGAGAGCCAAGGCAAGGCATCGGATGATCAGGACTTTATGGGAGGCGAGGCACTTCCTCAATTGTACGAGACACAATACTTTAACTGGCTCCACTTATTCGGGCTGAAAACGGGTGGGCGTTGTGGCAAGTATTCGTTGGCCGTGAGTGAGAAACACTATTTCGAGCTCAATGATGACGAGACCCCTATGAAGCATCATCCTGAAGATTTCAATAACGACTCGTTATTGGGCCAAAGCGAGGAGCCTGACGATCTAAGTTCAAGCATCAATTTTCAACACATGAGCCCCAGGAAAACGAGCAAGAATGGATTGAATATCGAGCATGGGCACATGGGGAAATATCAGGCCTTGCCCAACACCGAGTTTGAAATGGTGCCCATCATTCGTTCTCAAACCAACCACCAAAGACGGTTGTCCAATGGATGCAAACGCAAAAGTCGATCCATGGAGTCGTTTGGAGTCACGTCTCAGAGAGGAGTTGTGCCGCCTTTGCCCGCCCATGAGACCTCGAGCAACTCTCGAAGCCAGGTGGATGTGCATCACAATGGTTCGGCCATGTCCACGTCCACGGCCGATAAATATAGCCAGACAGACTTGACGTTGGACCATGAGGTGCCCAGTCagaataacaataacaatatgACCATACGGTCCACGGGCAGCGGGAGAAGTCGGACTCAGCCCACTCAATGTCCTGTGCCAAAAGTGCCGCAGAGACACAGACACACTAGTAGCCAAATGGAGCGGGAAATTCTCTATGGACGAGAGACTCCAATTCTCACTTGA
- the LOC131877424 gene encoding apolipoprotein D-like: protein MKISLTILIALLGVFTTVSARNYQKSQAGCPPKPETVKVFNQTQYLGDWYQVQGIPTFFSPDGSTCIRARYGQNEDGTISVLNILIYPDGNFGEICGYAYSPDPEHPGDLVVKFPTSPAGNYWLIDTDYENWASVYSCDEILGNKFEYGWVLTRESAPSEAIVQASLDAFVAQGITLDDFVDNPQDGCTYENPSGSSCADE from the exons ATGAAGATCTCCCTCACAATTTTGATCGCCTTGTTGGGTGTTTTCACCACCGTTTCGGCTCGTAATTACCAGAAATCTCAAGCGGGATGTCCTCCGAAACCCGAAACTGTGAAAGTGTTCAATCAGACACAG TATTTGGGCGATTGGTACCAAGTCCAAGGAATTCCTACTTTTTTCTCGCCTGATGGCAGCACCTGTATTCGTGCCAGATATGGACAGAACGAGGATGGAACCATCTCTgtcttgaacattttgatttatcCTGATGGCAATTTTGGAGAGATTTGTGGATACGCTTACTCGCCCGATCCTGAACATCCTGGAGACCTGGTGGTCAAGTTCCCCACAT ctCCTGCTGGCAACTATTGGCTCATTGATACGGATTATGAAAACTGGGCGTCTGTGTACTCGTGCGACGAGATTCTGGGTAACAAGTTCGAGTACGGATGGGTTTTGACCCGGGAGTCCGCGCCTTCTGAGGCCATTGTCCAAGCCAGTTTAGATGCCTTTGTGGCTCAAGGAATTACCTTGGACGATTTTGTGGATAATCCTCAAGATGGATGCACTTATGAAAACCCATCGGGATCTAGTTGTGCCGATGAATAA
- the LOC131877425 gene encoding apolipoprotein D-like isoform X1: protein MNLTISVLVACLLATVSAKISPGPCPPKPETKPDFDATQYIGDWFQVQGIPNFFTPDNSSCIRASYGDLGDGTISVHNVLTYPNGLFGEICGSAYAPNPEVPGELLVLFPFSFPGQYLVLDTDYENWSAVYACVDLLDEFKFEYTWLLTRDPEPSDEVISTALDVFVSKGISLEDFETYQQGPQCVYEDPEVPSCIDT, encoded by the exons atgaatCTAACCATCTCAGTTTTAGTGGCTTGCCTTCTGGCAACTGTTAGTGCCAAAATTAGCCCGGGACCATGTCCTCCTAAGCCAGAAACCAAACCAGACTTTGATGCCACCCAA TACATTGGAGATTGGTTTCAAGTCCAAGGtattcccaacttttttacTCCTGACAACTCCTCGTGCATTCGTGCTTCCTACGGAGATCTTGGAGACGGGACCATCAGTGTCCACAACGTTCTGACCTACCCGAATGGGCTCTTCGGAGAGATTTGTGGTTCGGCGTATGCTCCCAATCCTGAAGTCCCCGGAGAACTTCTTGTACTTTTCCCATTTT CCTTCCCTGGTCAGTATTTGGTTTTGGATACAGATTACGAGAACTGGTCTGCCGTTTATGCTTGCGTTGATTTACTCGACGAGTTTAAGTTTGAATACACTTGGCTTTTGACTCGAGATCCTGAGCCTTCCGATGAAGTT ATTTCTACTGCCTTGGACGTGTTTGTTTCCAAAGGAATCAGCTTGGAGGATTTTGAGACTTATCAACAGGGACCTCAATGCGTGTATGAAGATCCCGAAGTGCCCAGTTGTATTGATACATAG
- the LOC131877425 gene encoding apolipoprotein D-like isoform X2: protein MYIGDWFQVQGIPNFFTPDNSSCIRASYGDLGDGTISVHNVLTYPNGLFGEICGSAYAPNPEVPGELLVLFPFSFPGQYLVLDTDYENWSAVYACVDLLDEFKFEYTWLLTRDPEPSDEVISTALDVFVSKGISLEDFETYQQGPQCVYEDPEVPSCIDT, encoded by the exons ATG TACATTGGAGATTGGTTTCAAGTCCAAGGtattcccaacttttttacTCCTGACAACTCCTCGTGCATTCGTGCTTCCTACGGAGATCTTGGAGACGGGACCATCAGTGTCCACAACGTTCTGACCTACCCGAATGGGCTCTTCGGAGAGATTTGTGGTTCGGCGTATGCTCCCAATCCTGAAGTCCCCGGAGAACTTCTTGTACTTTTCCCATTTT CCTTCCCTGGTCAGTATTTGGTTTTGGATACAGATTACGAGAACTGGTCTGCCGTTTATGCTTGCGTTGATTTACTCGACGAGTTTAAGTTTGAATACACTTGGCTTTTGACTCGAGATCCTGAGCCTTCCGATGAAGTT ATTTCTACTGCCTTGGACGTGTTTGTTTCCAAAGGAATCAGCTTGGAGGATTTTGAGACTTATCAACAGGGACCTCAATGCGTGTATGAAGATCCCGAAGTGCCCAGTTGTATTGATACATAG
- the LOC131877427 gene encoding uncharacterized protein LOC131877427, whose product MNLRSSLVLIALALPSNLAFPKQVKSSCPIVEPMENLDFDAISGQWFAQRSIGTEFVPTGTGCITSDYHFKDGKVLFDFRSTSKSGQLEQECGNAVPAANTTADWTLNFESGNVGRSVIFSTNYVDYVASYTCEENGDGTLKESGYVLTREPEGAQAMINYVVQMFIDRGVDVTNLVYVRQFDCDYQRPSNC is encoded by the exons atgaatttgagaagctctttggttttgattgctttggcCTTGCCAAGTAACCTGGCCTTTCCAAAGCAGGTGAAATCATCTTGTCCGATCGTGGAACCGATGGAAAATTTAGACTTCGATGCCATTTCGGGTCAATGGTTTGCTCAACGGTCAATTGGTACCGAATTCGTGCCAACAGGAACGGGTTGCATCACATCGGATTATCATTTTAAAG ATGGCAAGGTTCTATTTGACTTCCGATCGACATCGAAAAGTGgacaattggaacaagagtGTGGAAATGCTGTGCCTGCCGCGAACACGACTGCCGATTGGACCTTGAACTTTGAATCGGGCAACGTTGGAAGAAGCGTCATCTTCTCGACTAATTACGTGGATTATGTGGCCTCATACACTTGCGAGGAAAACGGTGATGGGACACTCAAGGAGAGTGGCTATGTTTTAACCAGAGAACCAGAAGGAGCTCAAGCCATG atcaactATGTGGTGCAAATGTTTATTGATCGCGGAGTGGATGTGACAAACCTGGTTTATGTTCGACAATTCGATTGTGACTATCAAAGGCCATCCAATTGCTAA